Proteins encoded in a region of the Corallococcus caeni genome:
- a CDS encoding bifunctional glycosyltransferase/class I SAM-dependent methyltransferase → MVPALSVVLPFTPATAAAAARFANALSGQAQVVLAGEGPVDVTPGPNVHVLAAQGGKGAAIRAALPHVTGTHTVLQDPDAAYSPDSYDALVQPLRDDTADGVFGRRPGMSPEMVAERALGGITRFVTDVALTDPLTGLRAFRTEALRSIQLTSDDDAVDAELVVKLAAQLFRLTEVALPPLQAVPRRPASAHLARLRTLVRYATVRDDADNQHEGYSTLERMDGATHYNQWLGRRFREHMGRRVLEIGAGIGTITRELEGGAEHLVALEVERFYVDRLKNMFRGKPHVRPYLSDVALADWESLKAENLDTIVLSNVLEHIPDDASAVRRFRQILQPDGRVLILVPALPQLFGAIDEAVGHYRRYTPESLRAVLEQNGFRVDTLEWMNLVGLPGWFVNSRLLRRRAVPKLQLKIYDTLAPLFAQAERQVKLPVGMSLFAVGRAV, encoded by the coding sequence ATGGTTCCTGCTCTTTCCGTCGTCCTGCCCTTCACCCCCGCGACCGCCGCCGCCGCCGCCCGGTTCGCCAACGCGCTCTCCGGTCAGGCCCAGGTCGTCCTCGCGGGTGAAGGTCCGGTGGACGTCACGCCCGGTCCCAACGTCCACGTCCTCGCCGCCCAGGGCGGCAAGGGGGCGGCCATCCGCGCCGCGCTGCCCCACGTCACCGGCACGCACACGGTGCTCCAGGATCCGGACGCCGCCTACTCGCCGGACAGCTACGACGCCCTGGTGCAGCCCCTGCGCGACGACACCGCCGACGGCGTCTTCGGCCGTCGCCCCGGCATGTCGCCGGAGATGGTGGCCGAGCGCGCGCTGGGCGGCATCACCCGCTTCGTCACCGACGTGGCCCTGACGGATCCGCTCACCGGCCTGCGCGCCTTCCGCACGGAGGCGCTGCGCTCCATCCAGCTCACCAGCGATGACGACGCGGTGGACGCGGAGCTGGTGGTGAAGCTGGCCGCGCAGCTCTTCCGCCTCACGGAGGTGGCCCTGCCGCCGCTGCAGGCCGTGCCGCGCCGCCCGGCCTCCGCGCACCTGGCCCGCCTGCGCACGCTGGTGCGCTACGCCACCGTGCGCGACGACGCGGACAACCAGCACGAGGGCTACTCCACCCTGGAGCGCATGGACGGCGCCACCCACTACAACCAGTGGCTGGGCCGCCGCTTCCGCGAGCACATGGGCCGCCGCGTGCTGGAGATTGGCGCCGGCATCGGCACCATCACCCGCGAGCTGGAGGGCGGCGCGGAGCACCTGGTCGCGCTGGAGGTGGAGCGCTTCTACGTGGACCGCCTGAAGAACATGTTCCGCGGCAAGCCCCACGTGCGCCCCTACCTGTCCGACGTGGCGCTGGCGGACTGGGAGTCGCTGAAGGCGGAGAACCTGGACACCATCGTGCTGTCCAACGTGCTGGAGCACATCCCGGACGACGCGTCCGCGGTGCGCCGCTTCCGCCAGATTCTCCAGCCGGACGGCCGCGTGCTCATCCTCGTGCCGGCGCTGCCGCAGCTGTTCGGCGCCATCGACGAGGCCGTGGGCCACTACCGCCGCTACACCCCGGAGTCCCTGCGCGCGGTGCTGGAACAGAACGGCTTCCGCGTGGACACGCTGGAGTGGATGAACCTCGTCGGCCTGCCGGGCTGGTTCGTCAACAGCCGCCTCCTGCGCCGCCGCGCGGTGCCCAAGCTCCAGCTCAAGATCTACGACACGCTGGCGCCCCTGTTCGCCCAGGCCGAGCGCCAGGTGAAGCTGCCCGTGGGCATGAGCCTGTTCGCCGTCGGCCGCGCCGTCTGA
- a CDS encoding pilus assembly FimT family protein, whose amino-acid sequence MKQTRGMTLLEMMIALAVVAVLITLAVAGMQTRIGGQRESIATRELWSSALRARQLAISTSQPVRIVVEPNVTQPDGRQYTVARWERLKCGDDINTPDAWGVDKCPSTTCVNKTCRNTPACCSETGPDIIIPSTMNASNINNLCFLPGSGRPALNKMDCMQGKLGQPALVAAAAPTDGAIQFRFTSNRAKSVLMVEPLTGLSSVMDCDSLAATTSDTSRKDVRLATACAVP is encoded by the coding sequence ATGAAGCAGACGCGTGGCATGACGTTGTTGGAGATGATGATCGCCCTGGCGGTGGTGGCCGTGCTCATCACCCTGGCGGTGGCGGGAATGCAGACCCGCATTGGCGGCCAGCGGGAGAGCATCGCCACGCGCGAGCTGTGGTCGTCCGCGCTGCGGGCCCGTCAGCTGGCCATCAGCACGAGCCAGCCGGTGCGCATCGTGGTGGAGCCCAACGTCACCCAGCCGGACGGCCGTCAGTACACCGTGGCGCGCTGGGAGCGGCTGAAGTGCGGTGACGACATCAACACGCCAGACGCGTGGGGCGTGGACAAGTGCCCCAGCACCACCTGCGTGAACAAGACCTGCCGCAACACGCCCGCGTGCTGCAGCGAAACGGGGCCGGACATCATCATCCCGTCCACGATGAACGCCTCGAACATCAACAACCTGTGCTTCCTGCCGGGCTCCGGCCGGCCGGCGCTCAACAAGATGGACTGCATGCAGGGCAAGCTCGGCCAGCCCGCGCTCGTCGCGGCGGCGGCGCCAACGGACGGTGCCATCCAGTTCCGCTTCACCTCCAACCGCGCCAAGAGCGTGCTGATGGTGGAGCCGCTGACGGGCCTGTCCAGCGTGATGGACTGCGACTCGTTGGCGGCCACCACCAGCGACACCAGCCGCAAGGACGTGCGGCTGGCGACGGCGTGCGCGGTGCCCTGA
- a CDS encoding PilW family protein translates to MRPSSLHDRGFTLLEVMIASGLGVIVLTTGLVVGTQMQKRALFEEQTMTAQVTGRAVKELLTLDVSRAGTGMGNTPISFDTNDERSAITVWSKPDLKTGIGTTLGADATFEPPPAGFPASDALQLYWGDTNGMITLATCPSLSRVREEDVATGVTFCTRPNPSTALVDTTNPTLAVLVSGGNKKACPVLVDSVQQANAKLVIKAATAQVPRSALCANKDLWTKASGDIENWVALRLSGAAYRVNWKGGIPTLEYRAPNQTAWSVLSRDVEQLTVREGVVNLTAGGNNKLDWYPGDNTVTPSAPHPAISDCTVARYTSGACKSDDRDSTGTALPPATTVPQVIQRLRQRVRELEVTLVIRTRRINRDADMTGTDEEGQAKDGYTRRRYTFRVAARNMTVGLTRPPAPVTP, encoded by the coding sequence ATGAGACCCTCCTCCCTCCACGACCGGGGCTTCACGCTCCTTGAAGTGATGATCGCCAGCGGTCTCGGGGTCATCGTGCTCACCACGGGGCTGGTGGTGGGCACGCAGATGCAGAAGCGCGCCCTGTTCGAGGAACAGACGATGACCGCCCAGGTCACCGGGCGGGCCGTGAAGGAGCTGCTCACGCTGGACGTGTCCCGCGCCGGCACCGGCATGGGCAACACGCCCATCTCCTTCGACACCAACGACGAGCGCTCGGCCATCACGGTCTGGTCCAAGCCGGACCTGAAGACGGGCATCGGGACGACGCTGGGCGCGGACGCGACCTTCGAGCCGCCGCCCGCCGGGTTCCCGGCCTCGGACGCCCTCCAGCTCTACTGGGGGGACACGAACGGGATGATCACCCTGGCGACCTGCCCGTCGCTGTCCCGGGTCCGCGAAGAGGACGTCGCGACGGGCGTCACCTTCTGCACGCGCCCCAATCCCTCGACGGCCTTGGTGGACACCACCAACCCCACGCTCGCGGTGCTCGTCAGCGGGGGCAACAAGAAGGCCTGCCCCGTGCTGGTGGACAGCGTGCAGCAGGCCAACGCCAAGCTCGTCATCAAGGCGGCGACCGCCCAGGTCCCCCGCTCGGCCCTCTGCGCCAACAAGGACCTGTGGACGAAGGCGTCCGGCGACATCGAGAACTGGGTGGCCCTGCGGCTGAGCGGCGCGGCCTACCGGGTGAACTGGAAGGGCGGCATCCCCACCCTGGAGTACCGCGCGCCGAACCAGACTGCCTGGTCGGTGTTGAGCCGTGACGTGGAGCAGCTCACCGTGCGCGAGGGCGTCGTCAACCTCACCGCTGGCGGGAACAACAAGCTGGATTGGTACCCCGGCGACAACACGGTGACCCCCAGCGCCCCCCATCCGGCCATCTCCGACTGCACCGTGGCCCGCTACACCTCGGGCGCCTGCAAGTCGGACGACCGCGACTCGACGGGGACGGCCCTGCCGCCCGCGACGACGGTGCCCCAGGTCATCCAGCGCCTGCGCCAGCGGGTGCGCGAGCTGGAGGTGACGCTGGTCATCCGCACGCGGCGCATCAACCGGGACGCGGACATGACCGGCACGGATGAAGAGGGCCAGGCGAAGGACGGCTACACGCGGCGGCGCTACACCTTCCGGGTCGCGGCGCGCAACATGACGGTGGGCCTGACGCGGCCCCCGGCCCCGGTGACCCCATGA
- a CDS encoding c-type cytochrome, translating into MKRLIPLLLLLPVVASAQERGEVAFNKACAQCHQARTPTENRVGPLGVRKPVGPYMDQVLSKKTLVEVRTWVESPHRINPKTNCDTRLLSRDELDALTSYLSTVVVAPPPPRRMRLRKQMEEQVAELKARDKAEAEAKAKNQPKNQGKQ; encoded by the coding sequence ATGAAACGCCTGATTCCCCTGCTGCTCCTGCTCCCAGTGGTCGCCAGCGCCCAGGAACGTGGCGAGGTGGCCTTCAACAAGGCCTGCGCGCAATGCCACCAGGCCCGGACCCCGACGGAGAACCGCGTGGGGCCGCTCGGCGTCCGCAAGCCCGTGGGTCCCTACATGGACCAGGTGCTGAGCAAGAAGACCCTGGTGGAGGTCCGCACGTGGGTGGAGTCCCCCCACCGGATCAACCCCAAGACCAACTGCGACACGCGCCTGCTGTCGCGCGATGAGCTGGACGCCCTCACCAGCTACCTGTCCACCGTGGTGGTGGCCCCGCCCCCGCCGCGCCGGATGCGGCTGCGCAAGCAGATGGAGGAGCAGGTGGCGGAACTCAAGGCGCGTGACAAGGCCGAGGCCGAAGCGAAGGCGAAGAACCAGCCGAAGAACCAGGGGAAGCAGTGA
- a CDS encoding type IV pilus modification PilV family protein, protein MKQRASRGVTLLEVMATMAVMLVGVAAAMTVVSQTTRANRRTLTANQAQIIAEQTLENILQEGCQGSDTCATATNQTFDVYQTSEGLLRNTVPANPNVVARKYTVTVDVDNSKVPATIEDGKAGEPAITRNLVGTTAGTLVNVRVSVSWDEPGIRADRQMVVLQSRMAP, encoded by the coding sequence ATGAAGCAGCGCGCCTCACGGGGTGTCACCCTGCTGGAAGTCATGGCCACCATGGCCGTCATGCTGGTGGGAGTCGCGGCGGCGATGACCGTGGTGAGCCAGACGACCCGCGCCAACCGCCGCACCCTGACCGCCAACCAGGCGCAGATCATCGCGGAGCAGACCCTGGAGAACATCCTCCAGGAGGGCTGCCAGGGTTCGGACACCTGCGCTACCGCGACGAACCAGACCTTCGACGTGTACCAGACGTCGGAGGGGCTCCTGCGGAACACGGTCCCGGCGAATCCGAACGTCGTCGCGCGCAAGTACACGGTGACCGTGGACGTGGACAACTCCAAGGTCCCCGCCACCATCGAGGATGGCAAGGCCGGTGAGCCGGCCATCACCCGCAACCTCGTGGGGACCACGGCGGGCACGCTCGTGAACGTGCGGGTGTCGGTGAGCTGGGATGAGCCGGGCATCCGCGCGGACCGGCAGATGGTGGTCCTCCAGAGTCGGATGGCACCATGA
- a CDS encoding c-type cytochrome — MTTRWFLLSALLLCAPAVSHAEDAAALWDKSCKNCHGPDGRAQTRMGQKESIPDMSRAAWQKAESDAHLRDVIANGSSHNPKMKAYKDRLTPEQMDALVRYIRTFKPQEKAP; from the coding sequence ATGACGACGCGGTGGTTCCTGCTGTCCGCCCTCCTGCTGTGCGCCCCGGCCGTGTCCCACGCGGAGGACGCCGCGGCGCTCTGGGACAAGAGCTGCAAGAACTGCCACGGCCCGGACGGCCGCGCCCAGACGCGCATGGGCCAGAAGGAGTCCATCCCCGACATGAGCCGCGCCGCCTGGCAGAAGGCGGAGTCGGACGCCCACCTGCGCGACGTCATCGCCAACGGCTCGTCCCACAACCCCAAGATGAAGGCCTACAAGGACCGGCTCACCCCGGAGCAGATGGACGCCCTGGTGCGATACATCCGCACCTTCAAGCCCCAGGAGAAGGCTCCGTGA
- a CDS encoding DUF4114 domain-containing protein yields the protein MRTLFQRTLTALVLTVAMPSLTHAQQLCQDDLASDKQGTFKLGPDGLTVQNKTIELRDDGRLQLNTNLKRLDSENITFPFDQNVTIDYVYESAGASHSLGYMYMKDVVDAGYADAVTHQLLDKNGNGIADLHEAIYNLTPDDDSTFPAARRYIGKTRRCNKSFTSGGKNYMEPDLAMKGDCKATFKAKTDVTDGRPGRENDNIDNDWVGSNDVGGTDGDNGLFPYIPNLLEPAAPENDNEGLGRMVFLLADDDSDKTVHRQLGPVKDATEDNDGVPDYNVSQYDFRGLKLPAPPVGDPDYVNYNNINTGDRRVNLGLVEGGKEIVFFAVVYYDAEHNTSKDTVAPCLKRKPYTGNPVEDGKCLLHLQTSISVFFSKATWNMDQNFKAPVDNKVAERNIGCGYSDSCNSPTDAAACEIGTSGKKACGWLDQDTLNRLDTVAYKNLKMPMEGVTVPAPGAELTDPNAAKAMASMNYMPHVIVGAPTTDPFRWILGFEDLNGGGDRDFNDIVFMINKENGGGAKSNTVSSDVMNNEGDKLGPNFTITKVRFRRQDDVAPYATPGSPPTGIRTKPACTGPACPAVTACTKAPCWTEEVIGACTASGVKPTITYSIAVDCRVLDAGGVYQPNPTPTWVPVPFNNDKQYPDQEVEIDILALGLTGSQLCWKVDISSPSELCRPIIDNVDIGYQAVRSGSYARSSPSTLGNVAVWGVNETPGQNWGPGWNTEGTLPAAGTRTYDGSKDFTIRGRLYMQSLYDPGVAKTDPKLRWEAGRVMALSLAGSARKLYTMNNSGQRADVSAMGSTLLPDSLCNTYSEIDGRYLYDMNFDKTCTVTVSGNANDPYSDRQFLIDWLYGYENKKASQFRPWPVGGINLSTVAVAVPPYQDNWYQNAKGAERDTYRKNFMTPLKERPTRAFVGTMSGVLHSFKAGAFRNELNDGCVGGAQFRGYFVPTTCPSDKTQALRDYGDGEEAFAYMPNLMLGQYRNQYVRFRNSGVLPRPQMDASPSIANVDLGDRNDWNSGINYTWTPATTEQKQKGAKTVLVSATGKASPVVFALDITNPSDTWYPLPLWEFSLADTDVTSAFTAAIIADPSNPKTVVMPDNSGSRHAPSIARISWGSAADADRRWVAVVGTDYEPGDSRAGAVYILDMKTGKPLQYGSGPGAAKYAGVVTFEQGSGIAAETAMLDLNQDGSYDVMYVPTTAGSVWRVNLKDVSASRKLGSQVKKCMVAHASSALAGRADANQTQLDLQELYSNMAVKLVATDSGPAVRFYFGTSDNPDKYTDGFKEADPQHPTYQYHLLAFEDPDPTGSKPCAELKPLWVQKMGPGQKLWGGVALSSENIYAATAVGTAADICSLVADAKGEAYTANQSSGVLVGGQGAQLDGHAISSPVVHDEHLFVLTATGKMKVKGGENWNNQAGTSGVPRSQIMMWEPLPDGRLPQ from the coding sequence ATGCGCACGCTCTTTCAACGAACCCTCACGGCGCTGGTGCTGACGGTCGCGATGCCCTCGCTGACCCACGCGCAGCAGCTCTGCCAGGACGACCTGGCCAGCGACAAGCAGGGCACCTTCAAGCTGGGCCCTGACGGCCTCACCGTCCAGAACAAGACCATCGAACTGCGTGACGACGGCCGGCTCCAGCTCAACACCAACCTCAAGCGGCTGGACTCGGAGAACATCACCTTCCCGTTCGACCAGAACGTCACCATCGACTACGTGTACGAGTCCGCCGGTGCGTCGCACTCGCTCGGCTACATGTACATGAAGGACGTGGTGGATGCGGGCTACGCGGACGCCGTCACCCACCAGCTGCTCGACAAGAACGGCAACGGCATCGCCGACCTGCACGAAGCCATCTACAACCTGACGCCGGACGACGACAGCACCTTCCCCGCCGCGCGCCGGTACATCGGCAAGACGCGGCGCTGTAACAAGTCCTTCACGTCCGGTGGCAAGAATTACATGGAGCCCGACCTGGCGATGAAGGGCGACTGCAAAGCGACCTTCAAGGCGAAGACGGACGTGACGGACGGGCGTCCGGGCCGCGAGAACGACAACATCGACAACGACTGGGTCGGCTCCAACGACGTCGGCGGCACCGACGGCGACAACGGCCTGTTCCCGTACATCCCCAACCTGCTGGAGCCGGCCGCCCCGGAGAACGACAACGAGGGCCTGGGGCGCATGGTCTTCCTGCTGGCGGACGACGACTCCGACAAGACCGTCCACCGCCAGCTCGGGCCCGTCAAGGACGCCACCGAAGACAACGACGGCGTGCCGGACTACAACGTCTCCCAGTACGACTTCCGGGGCCTCAAGCTCCCCGCGCCTCCGGTCGGCGACCCGGACTACGTCAACTACAACAACATCAACACCGGTGACCGCCGGGTCAACCTGGGCCTCGTCGAGGGCGGCAAGGAGATCGTCTTCTTCGCCGTCGTCTACTACGACGCGGAACACAACACGTCCAAGGACACGGTCGCACCCTGCCTCAAGCGCAAGCCCTACACGGGCAACCCCGTCGAGGACGGCAAGTGCCTGCTGCACCTGCAGACGTCCATCTCCGTGTTCTTCTCCAAGGCCACCTGGAACATGGACCAGAACTTCAAGGCGCCCGTGGACAACAAGGTGGCGGAGCGCAACATCGGCTGCGGCTACTCGGACAGCTGTAACTCCCCTACGGACGCGGCTGCCTGCGAGATCGGAACCTCGGGCAAGAAGGCGTGCGGCTGGCTGGATCAGGACACGCTCAACCGCCTGGACACGGTCGCGTACAAGAACCTGAAGATGCCCATGGAGGGCGTGACCGTGCCGGCGCCGGGCGCGGAGCTCACGGACCCGAATGCGGCCAAGGCCATGGCCAGCATGAACTACATGCCCCACGTCATCGTGGGCGCGCCCACCACGGACCCCTTCCGGTGGATCCTCGGCTTCGAGGACCTCAACGGCGGCGGTGACCGCGACTTCAACGACATCGTGTTCATGATCAACAAGGAGAACGGTGGTGGCGCCAAGTCCAACACGGTGTCCTCGGACGTCATGAACAACGAGGGTGACAAGCTGGGCCCGAACTTCACCATCACCAAGGTCCGCTTCCGCCGCCAGGACGACGTTGCCCCGTACGCGACCCCGGGCAGCCCGCCCACCGGCATCCGCACCAAGCCCGCCTGCACGGGGCCGGCGTGCCCCGCCGTCACCGCCTGCACGAAGGCGCCCTGCTGGACCGAGGAGGTCATCGGCGCCTGCACCGCGAGCGGCGTGAAGCCCACCATCACCTATTCCATCGCCGTGGACTGCCGCGTGCTGGACGCCGGTGGCGTGTACCAGCCCAACCCAACCCCCACGTGGGTGCCGGTGCCGTTCAACAACGACAAGCAGTACCCCGACCAGGAAGTGGAGATCGACATCCTGGCGCTGGGCCTCACCGGGTCGCAGCTGTGCTGGAAGGTGGACATCAGCAGCCCCAGCGAGCTGTGCCGTCCCATCATCGACAACGTCGACATCGGCTATCAGGCGGTGCGCTCCGGCTCCTACGCGCGCTCCAGCCCCAGCACGCTGGGCAACGTCGCCGTCTGGGGCGTGAACGAGACGCCAGGCCAGAACTGGGGCCCGGGGTGGAACACCGAGGGCACCCTGCCCGCGGCCGGCACCCGCACCTATGACGGCTCCAAGGACTTCACCATCCGCGGCCGCCTGTACATGCAGTCGCTCTACGACCCGGGCGTCGCCAAGACCGACCCGAAGTTGCGCTGGGAAGCCGGCCGCGTGATGGCGCTGTCCCTGGCCGGCTCCGCTCGCAAGCTCTACACGATGAACAACTCGGGGCAGCGCGCGGACGTGAGCGCGATGGGCAGCACGCTGCTGCCTGACTCCCTCTGCAACACGTACAGCGAGATCGACGGCCGCTACCTGTACGACATGAACTTCGACAAGACCTGCACCGTCACGGTGTCAGGGAACGCCAACGACCCCTACAGCGACCGCCAGTTCCTCATCGACTGGCTGTACGGGTACGAGAACAAGAAGGCCAGCCAGTTCCGCCCCTGGCCCGTCGGCGGCATCAACCTTTCCACCGTGGCGGTGGCGGTCCCTCCGTACCAGGACAACTGGTACCAGAACGCGAAGGGCGCCGAGCGCGACACCTACCGCAAGAACTTCATGACGCCCCTGAAGGAGCGCCCCACCCGGGCCTTCGTGGGCACCATGTCGGGCGTGCTGCACAGCTTCAAGGCGGGTGCCTTCCGCAACGAACTGAACGACGGTTGCGTGGGAGGAGCCCAGTTCCGCGGCTACTTCGTCCCGACGACCTGCCCCTCCGACAAGACCCAGGCGCTCCGCGATTACGGAGACGGCGAAGAGGCCTTCGCCTACATGCCCAACCTGATGCTGGGCCAGTACCGCAACCAGTACGTGCGCTTCCGCAACTCGGGCGTCCTGCCCCGGCCGCAGATGGACGCTTCGCCCAGCATCGCCAACGTGGACCTGGGTGACCGCAACGACTGGAACAGCGGCATCAACTACACCTGGACGCCCGCGACCACGGAGCAGAAGCAGAAGGGTGCCAAGACGGTGCTCGTCTCCGCCACGGGCAAGGCCAGCCCGGTGGTCTTCGCGCTGGACATCACGAACCCGAGCGACACGTGGTACCCGCTGCCGCTGTGGGAGTTCAGCCTGGCGGACACGGACGTGACGTCCGCCTTCACCGCGGCGATCATCGCCGACCCCAGCAACCCCAAGACCGTGGTGATGCCGGACAACTCGGGCTCCCGGCACGCGCCTTCCATCGCGCGCATCTCCTGGGGCTCCGCGGCGGACGCGGACCGGCGCTGGGTGGCGGTGGTGGGCACCGACTACGAGCCGGGCGACTCGCGCGCGGGCGCCGTCTACATCCTCGACATGAAGACGGGCAAGCCGCTCCAGTACGGCAGCGGCCCCGGCGCCGCCAAGTACGCGGGCGTCGTCACCTTCGAGCAGGGCTCCGGCATCGCGGCGGAGACGGCGATGCTGGACCTGAACCAGGACGGCTCCTACGACGTCATGTACGTGCCCACGACGGCCGGCAGCGTCTGGCGCGTCAACCTCAAGGACGTGAGCGCCTCCCGCAAGCTGGGCAGCCAGGTGAAGAAGTGCATGGTGGCCCACGCGTCGTCCGCGCTGGCGGGCCGCGCTGACGCGAACCAGACGCAGCTGGACCTGCAGGAGCTCTACTCCAACATGGCGGTGAAGCTCGTCGCCACGGACTCGGGCCCCGCGGTGCGCTTCTACTTCGGCACCAGCGACAACCCGGACAAGTACACGGACGGCTTCAAGGAAGCGGATCCCCAGCACCCCACGTACCAGTACCACCTGCTCGCCTTCGAGGACCCGGACCCCACCGGCAGCAAGCCGTGCGCGGAGCTCAAGCCGCTGTGGGTGCAGAAGATGGGCCCGGGCCAGAAGCTGTGGGGCGGCGTCGCGCTCAGCTCGGAGAACATCTACGCCGCGACCGCGGTGGGCACGGCCGCGGACATCTGCAGCCTGGTGGCGGACGCGAAGGGCGAGGCCTACACCGCCAACCAGTCGAGCGGCGTGCTCGTCGGCGGCCAGGGGGCCCAGCTGGACGGCCACGCCATCTCCTCGCCGGTGGTCCACGACGAGCACCTCTTCGTGCTCACGGCGACAGGTAAGATGAAGGTCAAGGGCGGAGAGAACTGGAACAACCAGGCCGGTACGAGCGGAGTGCCCCGCTCGCAGATCATGATGTGGGAACCGCTGCCCGACGGGAGACTGCCGCAATGA